The following coding sequences are from one Triticum aestivum cultivar Chinese Spring chromosome 5A, IWGSC CS RefSeq v2.1, whole genome shotgun sequence window:
- the LOC123104513 gene encoding B-box zinc finger protein 18, translating to MRTICDVCESAVAVLFCAADEAALCRPCDEKVHMCNKLASRHVRVGLADPNKLVRCDICESSPAFFYCDIDGTSLCLSCDMAVHVGGKRTHGRYLLLRQRVEFPGDKPGHMDDVAMQQMESENPRDQNNAHSVEKEQMVNHHHNAYDPASDGNCNGQGAIDSKMFDLNMRPARNNGQGSSSQTHGVDHSHNNNHDSSGVVPTCNYDGATDK from the exons ATGAGGACGATCTGCGATGTGTGCGAGAGCGCGGTGGCGGTGCTCTTCTGCGCGGCCGACGAGGCCGCCCTCTGCCGTCCCTGCGACGAGAAG GTACATATGTGTAACAAGCTTGCTAGTCGGCATGTAAGGGTTGGGCTTGCGGACCCTAATAAATTAGTACGCTGTGATATATGTGAAAGTTCTCCTG CTTTCTTCTACTGTGACATAGATGGTACATCACTTTGCCTGAGTTGTGATATGGCTGTTCATGTTGGTGGGAAACGAACCCATGGAAGATACTTGCTGCTAAGACAACGAGTCGAA TTTCCAGGAGATAAACCAGGGCATATGGACGATGTAGCCATGCAACAGATGGAGTCTGAAAACCCAAGGGACCAAAATAATGCTCATTCGGTAGAAAAGGAGCAAATGGTGAACCACCACCACAATGCCTATGATCCGGCCTCAGATGGCAATTGCAACGGCCAGGGTGCCATTGACTCAAAAATGTTTGATCTTAATATGAGGCCAGCTCGTAATAATGGGCAAGGTTCAAGTTCCCAG ACTCATGGAGTGGATCATAGCCACAACAACAACCATGACTCTTCAGGAGTGGTCCCAACATGCAATTACGATGGAGCCACCGACAAGTAA